The following proteins are encoded in a genomic region of Dokdonia donghaensis DSW-1:
- a CDS encoding ABC transporter permease, which produces MFSLFRENLRIAFDSIKSQLLRTILTVFIIAIGITALVGILSLVKALENTISSDFASMGSNTFNLQRYEFTSRRSDEKQVINPVIGYRQVKEFTEQYNYPTARTAISFQGTRTAEVKYENEKTDPEASVVGVNENFLNNSGLKLEKGRNFTSFDINNNTRVCVLGSDFYKNIFKDDNPIGKTISIRGTKFNVIGMLEEKGATFGNNQDLRVLIPIQVARTMFTQPNINYNVSVMVEDAELLDSAEEEAILTFRNIRGLTPIEENNFGIGRSDDLINQIAEITGVLNVAAWVISIITIFGSCIALMNIMLVSVTERTREIGVRKALGAKKSTIAAQFLYEAIIVGQLGGLTGIVLGISIGALIASIADFVFTTPWGAIIAATIITFAIAILSGLFPAIKAAKLDPVESLRYE; this is translated from the coding sequence ATGTTTTCACTATTTCGCGAGAATTTAAGAATCGCCTTTGACAGTATTAAAAGTCAGCTGTTGCGCACTATTTTGACTGTATTTATCATTGCCATAGGTATCACGGCACTGGTAGGGATTTTAAGTCTTGTAAAGGCGCTTGAAAATACAATAAGCTCAGATTTTGCAAGTATGGGGAGTAACACCTTTAACCTGCAACGTTATGAGTTTACCTCTAGACGCTCTGATGAAAAGCAAGTAATTAACCCCGTTATAGGTTATCGCCAGGTAAAAGAGTTTACAGAGCAATATAATTACCCTACCGCACGTACGGCTATCTCTTTTCAAGGAACACGAACTGCAGAAGTGAAGTATGAAAATGAAAAGACAGATCCAGAAGCAAGCGTAGTAGGTGTAAATGAAAACTTCTTAAATAATTCCGGCCTCAAGCTAGAAAAGGGTAGAAACTTCACCTCTTTTGATATAAATAACAATACACGTGTTTGTGTATTAGGAAGTGACTTTTATAAAAATATATTTAAGGATGATAACCCCATAGGGAAAACCATAAGTATACGTGGCACCAAATTTAACGTAATAGGAATGCTTGAAGAAAAGGGAGCCACCTTTGGCAACAATCAAGACTTGCGAGTTCTAATACCGATACAAGTAGCGCGAACAATGTTTACACAACCTAACATAAACTACAACGTGAGTGTAATGGTAGAAGACGCAGAACTTCTAGATAGCGCCGAAGAAGAAGCGATACTCACCTTTAGAAACATACGTGGGCTTACCCCTATAGAAGAAAACAACTTTGGTATAGGACGCAGTGACGACCTTATTAATCAAATAGCCGAAATAACGGGTGTGCTTAATGTGGCTGCCTGGGTAATAAGTATCATTACGATTTTTGGATCTTGTATCGCACTTATGAATATAATGCTTGTCTCTGTAACAGAGCGTACACGTGAGATAGGCGTGCGTAAGGCGCTAGGAGCAAAAAAATCTACCATTGCAGCACAGTTCTTATACGAGGCAATTATCGTGGGGCAACTAGGAGGTCTTACAGGGATTGTACTAGGTATAAGTATAGGTGCACTTATAGCCTCTATTGCAGACTTTGTATTTACCACTCCTTGGGGAGCAATTATTGCAGCGACTATTATCACATTTGCAATTGCAATATTATCTGGTTTATTTCCCGCAATAAAGGCAGCAAAGCTTGACCCTGTAGAGTCTTTACGTTATGAGTAA
- the hisS gene encoding histidine--tRNA ligase, giving the protein MSTKPSIPKGTRDFSPEEVAKRSYIMNTIRTQFQHFGFQPIETPSFENSSTLMGKYGEEGDRLIFKILNSGDYLRKVKDDAFAKADSTALTPQISEKALRYDLTVPFARYVVQHQNDIVFPFKRFQMQPVWRADRPQKGRFREFYQCDADVVGSDSLWQEVEFVQLYDAVFSTLKLEEVTIKMNNRKVLSGIAEVIGASDKLIDFTVALDKLDKIGEEGVTKEMLAKGITQEAIDKVASLFTLSGTFGDQLGTLKTLLADSETGMEGINELLFINDAIESLGLQTATLQLDVTLARGLNYYTGAIFEVSAPEGVKMGSIGGGGRYADLTGIFGLKDMSGVGISFGLDRIYLVIEELGLFPEEATEGVKVFFVNFGDQEAGYAMQAISKLRQAGISAELYPDAVTSNKQMKKQMTYANRRNIPFLVLAGKEEMDAKQYTLKNMAEGSQETVTIDELVAALK; this is encoded by the coding sequence ATGAGTACAAAACCTTCTATACCTAAAGGAACCAGAGATTTTTCACCAGAAGAAGTTGCAAAGCGCAGCTATATTATGAACACCATACGCACCCAGTTTCAGCATTTTGGTTTTCAACCTATCGAGACGCCTAGTTTTGAAAATAGCAGCACCTTGATGGGGAAGTATGGAGAAGAAGGTGACCGCTTGATATTTAAGATTCTTAATAGTGGTGACTATTTACGTAAGGTGAAGGATGACGCTTTCGCGAAAGCGGACTCTACAGCACTCACACCACAAATTTCAGAAAAAGCACTTCGTTACGATCTTACCGTGCCTTTTGCGAGATACGTAGTACAGCACCAAAATGACATCGTTTTCCCTTTTAAACGTTTCCAGATGCAACCTGTATGGAGAGCAGATCGCCCACAAAAGGGACGTTTCCGCGAGTTCTATCAGTGTGATGCAGATGTGGTAGGAAGTGATTCTCTATGGCAAGAAGTGGAGTTTGTACAGTTATACGATGCTGTTTTTAGCACATTAAAGCTAGAAGAAGTGACTATCAAGATGAACAACCGTAAGGTACTTTCTGGTATTGCAGAGGTGATAGGCGCAAGTGATAAACTCATAGATTTTACCGTAGCGCTGGATAAGCTTGACAAAATAGGAGAGGAAGGTGTGACTAAAGAAATGCTTGCCAAAGGCATTACTCAAGAGGCGATAGATAAAGTAGCATCGTTGTTTACACTATCTGGCACTTTTGGTGATCAGCTAGGGACGCTTAAAACCTTGCTTGCAGATTCTGAGACGGGAATGGAAGGAATAAACGAATTGCTTTTTATCAATGATGCTATAGAGAGCTTAGGTTTACAAACCGCAACACTACAACTAGACGTAACACTCGCACGCGGACTTAACTATTACACAGGTGCTATTTTTGAAGTAAGTGCTCCAGAAGGTGTAAAGATGGGAAGTATAGGTGGCGGTGGTCGCTATGCAGATCTTACAGGTATTTTTGGACTTAAAGATATGAGTGGCGTGGGGATCTCTTTTGGTTTAGATCGTATTTACCTTGTGATAGAAGAGCTAGGCTTATTTCCAGAAGAGGCCACAGAAGGTGTAAAAGTGTTTTTTGTAAACTTTGGAGATCAAGAAGCTGGTTATGCAATGCAAGCGATAAGCAAGCTACGCCAAGCAGGAATCTCAGCCGAGTTATATCCAGATGCTGTGACGAGCAATAAGCAAATGAAAAAGCAAATGACGTATGCAAATCGTCGCAATATTCCGTTTTTAGTACTTGCTGGAAAAGAAGAGATGGATGCAAAACAATACACACTCAAAAATATGGCAGAAGGCTCACAAGAGACTGTAACCATAGACGAGCTAGTAGCAGCTTTGAAATAA
- a CDS encoding YfhO family protein: MNIDFKKLLPHILVVLGFIVVALVYFNPVLSGKRIYQNDIKLYEGMAKQHRDFRAETGEETYWTNSAFGGMPTYQMGARFEYDMMDKLDRVIRFLPRPADYLFLYFISFYALMLVMRVPWKLAVVGALAFGLSTYLIIIIGVGHNSKVHAIGYFPLVLAGIILTYQKRYLWGFLLTAVAMGLEIQANHYQMTYYLGLLCVILGIAYLIDAIKKKQLPHFFKASGILVIAVLLGLATNATTLLATAEYAETSIRGEQLLKDDLAKDAVEDGLGFDYITQWSYGKLESLNLIASDFMGTGTAADLGRESAFAKKLSELGVPPNEVSYYAQGTRLYWGEQPFVEAPPYLGVTVFALALLGLFLVNGRLRWWLLAGMIVSLVLSWGKNVEGITRFFIDYVPLYNKFRAVTSIQVILELLLPIAAMVGLHRFLNDRVDQAEKQKKLLIAIGSLAGLFVILYLFSGSLFNLRSAAEGQMAIEQPEILNAIKEDRLAVLKSDVLRSLLFVLFIGTALWLTLKKKISENIAIITIGALIVFDLVGVDRRSVNEENFITQRQYDQNFQITPADEEMLKDDSYFRVIDLARGFNNSHTSYYFNSLNGYSAVQPRTIDDLYNQQIAQGNAEVLNMYNVKYILQDSEQGMGISKNPEANGPAWFVNEIQYVPDYNAEFEGLTKVDTKNTVLIREEYREELGNFQPQRDSTAVVKTKEVQPNKLVYQVENGSDGFMVFAENYYKNGWIATVDGVETTILPVNYALRGIKVPAGAHEVVMTFEPQVVKTGGMIMLGSSLLLFLLVAGGIFYTVKNRDTEAQA; this comes from the coding sequence ATGAACATCGATTTTAAAAAACTCCTTCCGCATATTCTAGTTGTACTTGGCTTTATAGTCGTGGCGCTAGTTTACTTCAATCCGGTGTTATCTGGAAAGCGCATTTATCAAAATGATATCAAGCTCTATGAAGGGATGGCAAAGCAACATCGTGACTTTAGAGCAGAGACGGGTGAGGAGACCTACTGGACTAATAGTGCCTTTGGAGGGATGCCTACCTACCAGATGGGAGCGAGGTTTGAGTATGATATGATGGATAAGTTGGACCGTGTGATTCGCTTTTTACCGCGCCCAGCAGATTATCTTTTTCTCTATTTTATCTCCTTTTATGCGTTAATGCTCGTGATGCGCGTCCCTTGGAAGCTCGCTGTAGTTGGTGCGCTTGCCTTTGGCCTTTCTACTTATCTAATTATCATTATAGGCGTAGGGCATAATTCAAAGGTGCACGCCATAGGTTATTTTCCGCTCGTACTTGCGGGTATTATACTCACGTATCAGAAACGATATCTCTGGGGATTTTTACTCACTGCTGTTGCAATGGGGCTAGAAATACAGGCTAATCACTACCAGATGACTTATTATCTAGGGTTGCTTTGTGTGATTTTAGGGATTGCATACCTCATAGATGCTATCAAGAAAAAACAACTTCCACATTTCTTTAAAGCTTCGGGAATATTAGTCATTGCCGTACTATTAGGTCTCGCTACAAACGCAACGACCTTACTTGCTACTGCAGAGTATGCAGAGACAAGTATACGTGGTGAGCAATTATTAAAAGATGACCTTGCCAAAGACGCCGTAGAAGACGGTCTTGGTTTTGATTATATCACGCAGTGGAGTTATGGAAAGCTAGAGTCTCTCAATCTCATTGCATCAGATTTTATGGGAACAGGTACTGCTGCCGATTTGGGGCGTGAGTCCGCTTTCGCGAAAAAGTTAAGCGAATTAGGAGTTCCTCCTAATGAAGTAAGTTACTATGCGCAAGGAACGAGATTGTACTGGGGAGAGCAACCGTTTGTAGAAGCTCCTCCATATCTCGGGGTAACAGTTTTTGCACTTGCATTATTAGGACTGTTTCTAGTAAATGGAAGACTACGCTGGTGGTTACTAGCAGGTATGATTGTTTCCTTAGTACTGAGTTGGGGAAAGAACGTAGAAGGAATTACACGTTTCTTTATAGACTATGTGCCGTTGTATAATAAGTTTAGAGCAGTTACGAGTATACAGGTGATTTTAGAATTACTGTTACCTATCGCTGCAATGGTAGGTTTACACAGATTTTTAAACGACCGAGTAGATCAAGCCGAAAAGCAAAAAAAGTTACTCATCGCTATAGGTTCGCTAGCAGGTCTTTTTGTGATACTCTACCTTTTTAGCGGAAGCTTATTTAACCTACGCTCTGCCGCCGAAGGACAGATGGCCATCGAGCAACCAGAAATATTAAATGCCATAAAAGAAGATCGCCTCGCTGTATTAAAAAGTGATGTGTTGAGGTCTTTACTATTTGTGCTTTTTATAGGAACCGCTTTGTGGTTAACGCTCAAGAAGAAGATTTCAGAAAACATTGCAATAATCACCATTGGTGCCCTCATAGTTTTTGACCTAGTAGGTGTAGATAGACGTTCTGTAAATGAAGAAAACTTCATCACCCAACGACAGTATGACCAAAACTTCCAGATTACTCCAGCAGATGAGGAGATGCTTAAGGATGATAGCTATTTCCGCGTGATTGATCTTGCTCGAGGATTTAATAATAGCCATACTTCGTACTATTTCAATTCGCTTAACGGATATTCTGCCGTACAACCGCGTACGATTGACGACTTATACAATCAGCAGATTGCTCAGGGTAATGCTGAGGTGCTTAATATGTACAATGTAAAATACATCCTTCAAGACAGCGAGCAGGGTATGGGGATAAGCAAAAACCCAGAAGCAAACGGCCCAGCTTGGTTTGTAAATGAAATACAGTACGTACCAGATTATAATGCAGAGTTTGAGGGGCTCACAAAAGTAGACACAAAAAATACAGTACTCATCCGTGAAGAATATCGTGAGGAACTAGGAAACTTCCAGCCGCAGCGTGATAGTACGGCGGTAGTGAAAACTAAAGAGGTACAGCCTAACAAACTGGTGTACCAAGTAGAAAATGGTAGCGATGGCTTTATGGTCTTTGCAGAGAACTATTACAAAAATGGATGGATTGCAACCGTTGATGGTGTAGAAACTACCATTTTACCAGTAAACTATGCCTTGAGAGGTATTAAAGTGCCTGCAGGTGCTCACGAAGTAGTAATGACTTTTGAGCCACAAGTGGTAAAAACCGGAGGGATGATTATGCTGGGTAGTAGTCTATTACTTTTCTTACTAGTTGCCGGAGGAATATTCTACACGGTAAAAAACCGTGATACAGAAGCACAGGCTTAA
- a CDS encoding glycosyltransferase produces the protein MNNKVLIIAYYWPPAGGPGVQRWLKFTKYLPEFGIEPIVYVPENPSYPIIDDSLVAEVSGKVTVIKQPIKEPYGWASTLSRKQTKTISSGILPKEGKQSLLQKAMLYVRGNFFVPDARVGWVAPSVAFLKKYIEENDIQKIITTGPPHSLHLIGNQLKKWKPNLTWVADFRDPWTTIGYHDKLRMTAKTKARHKQLEKQVLTTADHIIVTSPGTKREFQAITERPITVITNGFDDRVITPHQPTERFVLSHIGSLLSERNPQLLWRVLRALCDEVPAFAKALEIQLVGKVSQEIIDAIKKAGLESQLNLVGYVSHQEAQRLQEQADVLLLIEINAEKTKGIIAGKLFEYLSAQRPIVAIGPKGADIGAIIEKTATGSFVDYSQEIKLKSVIKMLFTGDYKCASNITEVAKYHRRELTAQLSYLLAQL, from the coding sequence ATGAATAACAAGGTACTTATCATCGCATATTATTGGCCGCCCGCTGGTGGTCCTGGTGTGCAGCGATGGCTCAAGTTTACAAAGTACCTGCCAGAATTTGGGATAGAACCTATTGTTTACGTTCCGGAAAATCCTAGTTACCCTATTATAGATGATTCTTTAGTTGCTGAGGTTTCAGGTAAGGTGACTGTGATTAAACAACCTATTAAAGAGCCGTATGGGTGGGCAAGTACGCTTTCGCGAAAGCAAACTAAAACCATCTCATCTGGTATTTTACCTAAGGAAGGAAAGCAGAGCTTGTTACAAAAAGCGATGCTCTACGTGCGTGGAAACTTTTTTGTGCCAGACGCAAGAGTAGGGTGGGTAGCACCTTCTGTGGCATTTTTGAAAAAGTATATTGAAGAAAACGATATTCAAAAAATCATCACCACAGGTCCGCCACACAGCCTACATCTCATAGGCAACCAACTCAAAAAATGGAAACCCAACCTAACTTGGGTGGCCGATTTTAGAGATCCGTGGACGACTATTGGGTATCACGATAAACTCCGAATGACCGCCAAAACAAAAGCGCGTCACAAGCAGCTAGAAAAGCAAGTACTCACCACTGCAGATCATATCATTGTAACCAGCCCAGGAACAAAAAGAGAATTTCAAGCGATTACCGAAAGACCTATTACCGTTATCACAAATGGGTTCGATGATAGAGTAATCACTCCGCATCAACCTACAGAGCGGTTTGTATTATCTCACATAGGTTCTTTACTCTCAGAACGTAATCCGCAGTTGTTGTGGAGGGTGTTGAGAGCATTGTGTGATGAGGTGCCAGCTTTTGCTAAAGCGTTAGAAATACAACTTGTAGGCAAAGTAAGTCAAGAGATTATTGATGCTATAAAGAAAGCCGGTCTAGAGTCACAATTAAACCTTGTAGGTTATGTAAGTCATCAAGAAGCACAGCGTTTACAAGAACAAGCAGACGTCTTGCTCCTCATAGAAATTAACGCCGAAAAGACAAAAGGCATTATAGCCGGAAAACTTTTTGAATACCTAAGCGCACAACGACCTATAGTCGCTATAGGCCCAAAGGGAGCAGATATAGGAGCTATTATAGAAAAAACAGCAACAGGTAGTTTTGTAGATTACAGTCAAGAAATAAAGTTGAAATCTGTAATAAAAATGTTATTTACTGGTGACTACAAGTGCGCTAGCAATATAACCGAAGTAGCCAAATATCATAGAAGAGAACTCACAGCACAGCTCAGTTATCTATTAGCACAATTATAA
- a CDS encoding lipopolysaccharide biosynthesis protein, whose translation MGIVLKQSFQNLVTTYLGFGLGAVNTLFLYVNFMSDTYYGLVSFILSTAFILVPFLAFGVQNTIVKFYSSFKGEDQDRFLSWMLVLPLFLILPITGITYFLHQQIADFLSSKNEIVAGYVWYIFIIALSSAYFEIFFSWSKVQLKSTFGNFLKEVFHRLGVTLLLVLLAFSIINVDTFLVLTVAIYVVRMIVMLLYAFKQRKPIFTLSRKRNPSKLDRQRTAIIKYSTLIIIAGSVATLLIDIDKFMIGKYVAIENVAYYAVAIYIATVIGVPARAMHQITYPMVAGMLNNKQWDEMRILYKKSSLSLLVISGLLFLLICCNIKSLYLIVGPAYATALYVVLCISASKLLDNCLGINNAIVFNSDYYRIVLAIGVVAVIVAVILNMVLIPTLGINGAGVATLIATVGYSLAKLLVVQAKFKMQPFSKKSLLTFGVIATLFCGFYFWDFSFNPLVAIAVKGTMLGSIYLILSYKLKLSLDINNAIDSVLGTVFKR comes from the coding sequence GTGGGAATCGTATTAAAACAATCTTTTCAGAATCTTGTCACGACCTACCTAGGTTTTGGTTTAGGTGCCGTAAACACGCTGTTTTTGTACGTAAACTTTATGAGTGACACCTATTATGGCTTGGTAAGTTTTATTCTTTCTACGGCTTTTATTTTAGTGCCTTTTCTAGCCTTTGGGGTTCAAAACACGATAGTCAAGTTTTACTCATCTTTTAAGGGAGAAGATCAAGATCGGTTTTTAAGTTGGATGCTGGTTTTACCACTATTTTTAATTTTACCCATTACTGGAATCACGTATTTCTTACATCAGCAAATTGCAGATTTCCTTTCGTCAAAAAATGAGATTGTAGCTGGCTACGTATGGTATATCTTCATTATCGCCTTGTCGTCGGCTTATTTTGAGATATTTTTCTCTTGGTCTAAAGTGCAGCTCAAAAGTACGTTTGGTAATTTTTTAAAGGAGGTTTTTCATCGTTTGGGTGTGACCTTACTCCTTGTTTTACTGGCTTTTTCTATCATAAATGTGGATACTTTTTTAGTGCTTACGGTTGCCATTTATGTAGTGAGAATGATTGTGATGCTACTCTATGCCTTTAAGCAACGAAAGCCTATTTTTACGCTTTCGCGAAAGCGTAATCCCTCAAAACTTGATAGACAGCGCACCGCTATTATAAAGTACTCAACGCTTATCATTATTGCGGGTTCTGTGGCGACTTTGCTTATCGATATAGACAAGTTTATGATAGGTAAATATGTGGCGATAGAAAATGTAGCTTACTATGCAGTTGCTATCTACATCGCAACGGTGATAGGTGTGCCTGCGAGGGCAATGCACCAGATTACGTACCCGATGGTGGCTGGTATGCTCAATAATAAGCAATGGGATGAAATGCGCATACTTTACAAAAAAAGTAGTCTGAGTTTATTAGTGATTTCTGGCTTGTTATTTTTACTAATATGCTGTAATATCAAAAGCCTTTATCTCATTGTAGGTCCAGCCTATGCGACGGCACTTTATGTAGTACTTTGTATAAGTGCTTCAAAACTTTTAGATAACTGTCTGGGTATAAATAATGCTATTGTATTTAATAGTGATTATTATCGAATTGTACTGGCAATAGGAGTTGTGGCGGTAATTGTAGCAGTAATTTTAAATATGGTGTTGATTCCCACACTAGGGATAAATGGTGCTGGAGTGGCAACGCTTATCGCAACAGTAGGCTACTCGCTTGCCAAATTACTTGTGGTACAGGCCAAATTTAAAATGCAACCATTTTCTAAAAAGTCGCTATTAACCTTTGGAGTGATTGCTACCTTGTTTTGTGGGTTTTACTTTTGGGATTTTTCTTTTAATCCGCTAGTGGCAATTGCTGTAAAAGGCACTATGTTAGGAAGTATATACCTCATACTTTCTTATAAACTCAAACTTTCTCTAGATATTAATAATGCGATTGATAGCGTGCTTGGTACTGTGTTTAAAAGATAG
- a CDS encoding AAA family ATPase yields MENDGVYIANIESLSYRNFKGVENISFLTDDNDIYPWTIFLGNNGTGKTNLLKIISSFESEVERDIREEGHTISIIHLPISLVEDHSYASKLIYNSREYLWESEYSINGSSMRYHDNEKFPGILIYAYGVNRKSSKNSKISSKEKIANNKTLFNSNVSLLDLDEWLLQTDYAVKNGQKSAERRLELIREVITGEIFPEITNFRFETNEELSNYVEFETAEGWFQLKNLAYGYQSTLSWIIDFCKKMFDRYPDSLNPLKEPAIVLIDEIDLHLHPSWQRSITKILSNLFPNTQFIATTHSPLVVQSLEEANVYVLNKDVDGVSVSRMPNKTFVGWSIEDILNKVMGLESKVKSDEYLDLMEKFDRGLDNGDYNQSKEAFDKLMDILPEEDIQKRVLSMQIQQFPEAR; encoded by the coding sequence TTGGAAAACGACGGCGTATATATTGCGAATATTGAATCTCTATCTTATAGAAATTTCAAAGGAGTAGAAAACATCAGTTTTTTAACAGATGATAATGATATTTATCCTTGGACAATTTTTTTAGGTAATAATGGAACAGGTAAAACTAATCTACTAAAAATTATTTCTTCTTTTGAATCGGAGGTGGAGAGAGACATTCGTGAAGAGGGTCATACTATTTCTATTATTCATCTTCCTATTTCTTTAGTTGAAGACCATTCATATGCTTCTAAATTAATTTATAATTCTAGAGAATATCTGTGGGAATCAGAATATAGTATAAATGGTAGCTCTATGAGATATCATGATAACGAAAAATTTCCTGGGATATTAATTTATGCTTACGGTGTAAATAGGAAGTCATCTAAGAATTCTAAAATTTCATCAAAAGAAAAGATAGCTAATAACAAAACATTATTTAATTCAAATGTCAGTTTGTTAGATCTTGATGAGTGGCTTCTTCAAACTGATTACGCAGTAAAAAACGGACAAAAAAGTGCAGAAAGACGACTAGAGCTTATTAGGGAGGTTATTACCGGAGAAATTTTTCCTGAAATTACAAACTTCAGATTTGAAACAAATGAAGAGTTAAGTAATTATGTAGAGTTTGAAACTGCAGAAGGTTGGTTCCAGTTAAAGAATTTAGCTTATGGTTACCAATCTACTTTATCTTGGATTATCGACTTTTGTAAGAAAATGTTTGATCGCTATCCGGATTCTCTAAACCCTTTAAAAGAACCTGCGATAGTTTTAATAGATGAAATAGATTTGCATTTACATCCTTCTTGGCAACGGTCTATAACAAAAATATTATCCAATCTTTTTCCTAATACTCAATTCATAGCTACTACTCACAGCCCTTTAGTTGTGCAATCGCTCGAAGAAGCTAATGTCTATGTTTTAAATAAAGATGTAGATGGGGTTTCTGTTTCAAGAATGCCAAATAAAACTTTTGTTGGCTGGAGCATTGAGGATATTTTAAATAAAGTTATGGGTCTAGAATCGAAAGTAAAGTCTGACGAATATCTTGATCTTATGGAGAAGTTTGATAGAGGTTTAGATAACGGAGATTACAATCAATCTAAGGAAGCATTTGATAAACTTATGGATATACTTCCAGAGGAAGATATACAGAAAAGAGTTTTGTCTATGCAAATTCAGCAATTTCCAGAGGCTAGATGA
- a CDS encoding HNH endonuclease domain-containing protein, translating to MIKLALSEKPIELTQEEQNRLTQEFKDSGKKTTVYKKSYIEKAVKALAYGKCCFSEIKLDTRSTYTEIEHFYPKDLYPDEVVRWGNLVPSSKKCNTSKSNTDTKKFPIINPFEDNPREYIFFLSGRLYSRDTEGIGQNTIDYCALNDRHHFVTPRAILSLLVVDDLEAIYRLNFIDGDITQLSQRRQKNQINRIKGYFAGINRKAEFSACTATSVIDAPFFSDLIIALKNNQFWDDEFETSLQEINFCYLGK from the coding sequence ATGATTAAATTAGCACTTTCTGAAAAACCCATTGAACTCACTCAAGAAGAGCAGAACCGCCTCACCCAAGAATTTAAAGATTCTGGGAAGAAAACAACAGTTTATAAAAAGTCTTATATTGAGAAAGCTGTTAAAGCGTTAGCATATGGTAAATGCTGTTTCAGTGAGATAAAGCTAGATACGAGAAGCACATATACGGAGATTGAGCATTTTTATCCAAAAGATTTGTATCCTGATGAAGTAGTTCGGTGGGGTAATCTAGTCCCATCTTCAAAAAAATGTAACACTTCAAAGAGTAATACTGACACTAAAAAATTCCCAATTATCAATCCCTTTGAGGATAATCCTAGAGAATATATTTTTTTTCTAAGTGGTCGTTTGTATAGTAGAGATACTGAAGGGATTGGACAGAATACTATTGATTACTGCGCACTTAACGATCGCCACCATTTTGTTACGCCTCGTGCAATTCTTTCGTTACTAGTAGTAGATGATTTAGAGGCAATTTATAGATTAAATTTTATTGATGGGGATATCACACAATTAAGTCAACGAAGACAAAAAAATCAAATCAATAGAATCAAAGGATATTTTGCTGGAATTAATAGAAAAGCAGAATTTTCTGCTTGCACAGCTACGTCTGTAATAGATGCTCCCTTCTTTAGTGATTTGATAATTGCTTTGAAGAATAATCAGTTTTGGGATGACGAATTTGAAACAAGTCTTCAAGAAATAAATTTTTGTTATTTAGGTAAATAA
- a CDS encoding thiol-disulfide oxidoreductase DCC family protein, whose translation MTKKIILFDGVCNLCNGAITFIIQRDKKDIFRYAPLQSEIGKELAEKHHIDLNKVDSIILVTEDKAYAKSTAALRIAKQLSAGWPLLVVFLILPRFLRDGVYDFIARNRYKWFGKKEACMIPTPELKSKFLDYEQQ comes from the coding sequence ATGACTAAAAAAATCATCCTTTTTGACGGAGTTTGCAATTTGTGCAACGGTGCCATCACCTTTATTATACAACGTGATAAGAAGGATATATTTAGATATGCGCCATTGCAAAGCGAGATAGGAAAAGAACTTGCTGAAAAACATCATATAGACCTCAATAAGGTAGACTCTATCATTTTAGTAACTGAAGATAAAGCATATGCAAAATCTACGGCGGCGCTTCGCATTGCAAAGCAACTCTCTGCGGGCTGGCCTTTGCTTGTAGTGTTTCTAATTCTTCCGAGATTCTTGCGTGATGGGGTTTATGATTTTATTGCCCGTAATCGTTATAAATGGTTTGGCAAAAAAGAAGCCTGTATGATCCCTACTCCAGAGCTTAAGAGTAAGTTTCTGGATTATGAACAGCAATAA